A section of the Drosophila subobscura isolate 14011-0131.10 chromosome A, UCBerk_Dsub_1.0, whole genome shotgun sequence genome encodes:
- the LOC117895517 gene encoding importin-4-like — MLSALQTFARIGAESEFSSGFDILDAMVEHAPKLLSPHIKSVVHFCLETLASKQLDDSIRAQVVSFVGCIVCVKKKLIVKHKLLQPILVVVVEMICTESDSESDEADALDNYFSGAGNTPGASATQALEQMSVHISSEKLLHTLVPIIDPAFLSGDPLYRRGGYMCLALISEGCSEAIKRNNLETMLSIIIKRGVVDKDPGVRSVAFFALGQFSEYMQPQISAFAIQILPVLLDFLHSLVLEKALDQSEGPCYMTYDRMFYALEVYCENLEDKIVPYLPVLMERLLGCMDPRNIVKIRQLALSSISAVATASKENFLPYFPTIMDALKQYLVYECSESLNPIRIQAIDTLSSISRTVGKENFMHLAQDTTQFTLTMLEQGPDDPDMRRAIYSLIGGLAIVVTENMATVLPKIMERILQTVATTEQDCRTENEQDGDVEDDDKDDSDDYELQVQNDYLFEKAEAILTLKEFAVNSYKSFSPYLTRALEAVYKNIDHGQEVIRKASVDALCAFVIALDNVLDTEGVLRACAILMPKFSKLIQTDKEPCATE, encoded by the exons ATGCTCTCGGCCCTGCAGACATTTGCCCGAATTGGTGCTGAGTCCGAATTCTCCTCCGGCTTTGACATCCTCGATGCCATGGTCGAGCATGCACCAAAATTGCTGAGTCCGCATATAAAGAGCGTCGTGCATTTCTGCCTGGAGACGCTGGCCAGCAAGCAGCTCGATGATTCCATTCGTGCGCAGGTGGTGAGCTTCGTAGGATGCATTGTCTGCGTGAAGAAGAAGTTGATCGTCAAACATAAACTTCTGCAACCCATACTGGTCGTTGTCGTGGAGATGATTTGCACTGAATCTGATTCTGAAAGCGATGAAGCGGATGCACTGGATAACTACTTCTCGGGTGCAGGCAACACTCCTGGTGCTTCGGCCACACAAGCCCTCGAACAAATGTCTGTTCACATATCGTCCGAGAAGCTTCTTCACACACTAGTGCCCATTATCGATCCGGCTTTTCTGAGCGGGGATCCACTGTACCGTCGCGGCGGCTACATGTGCCTGGCCCTCATCTCGGAGGGGTGCTCGGAGGCCATCAAGCGCAATAATCTGGAAACAATGTTGAGCATTATCATTAAGAGAGGCGTTGTCGATAAAGATCCTGGCGTACGTAGCGTAGCCTTCTTTGCCCTGGGTCAGTTCTCGGAGTATATGCAGCCGCAGATATCTGCATTTGCAATACAAATTCTGCCGGTGCTCTTAGATTTCCTGCATAGTCTGGTGCTGGAGAAGGCGCTGGACCAATCGGAGGGGCCCTGCTACATGACGTATGACCGAATGTTTTATGCTCTGGAGGTGTACTGCGAGAACCTCGAAGACAAAATTGTGCCATATTTGCCAGTGCTGATGGAGCG TCTGTTAGGTTGCATGGACCCACGTAACATCGTAAAAATTCGACAGCTGGCCCTGTCCAGCATCTCTGCGGTGGCCACCGCATCCAAAGAGAATTTCTTACCGTACTTTCCTACGATTATGGACGCTCTGAAGCAGTATCTGGTGTATGAGTGCTCAGAGTCGCTGAATCCGATACGCATTCAGGCCATCGATACACTGTCCTCGATCTCCCGCACGGTGGGCAAGGAGAATTTCATGCATCTCGCCCAGGATACAACGCAGTTTACGCTGACCATGCTGGAGCAGGGTCCCGATGATCCGGATATGAGGCGTGCCATCTATAGTCTGATTGGAGGGCTAGCTATTGTGGTGACTGAGAATATGGCCACTGTGCTTCCGAAGATCATGGAACGGATTCTACAGACGGTGGCCACGACAGAGCAGGACTGCAGGACTGAAAACGAACAGGATGGTGATGTTGAGGATGATGATAAAGATGACTCTGACGATTATGAGCTGCAGGTTCAAAATGACTATCTCTTTGAGAAGGCAGAGGCCATATTAACCTTGAAGGAATTCGCTGTCAATTCGTATAAATCCTTCTCGCCCTACCTCACAAGGGCACTCGAAGCAGTCTACAAGAACATTGATCATGGACAGGAGGTCATTCGCAAGGCATCCGTCGATGCGCTCTGCGCCTTTGTGATTGCCCTCGATAATGTGCTGGACACAGAAGGCGTTTTGCGAGCCTGCGCCATTCTCATGCCAAAGTTTTCCAAACTCATTCAGACTGACAAGGAACC GTGTGCTACAGAATAA
- the LOC117898029 gene encoding leucine-rich repeat-containing protein 40-like, with product MMSTLPVEIGSLRGLEVLDFSYNAFCTMPDVVFQLPHLTILHAHGNHINEIDLTKPIETDRLALVDLRYNPLSRAFCRNLMSIKITFRVALYDEGHCDHGLDDNDADSD from the exons ATGATGTCGACCCTACCAGTTGAGATTGGCAGTCTGAGAGGCCTAGAAGTCCTCGATTTTTCATACAACGCATTTTGTACAATGCCCGATGTAGTTTTCCAGTTGCCGCATTTGACCATTTTGCATGCTCATGGCAACCACATTAACG AAATTGATCTAACAAAGCCAATAGAGACCGACCGATTGGCTTTGGTAGACTTGCGTTACAATCCTCTAAGTCGCGCATTTTGTCGCAACCTAATGAGCATTAAAATTACTTTCCGTGTGGCACTTTACGACGAAGGACACTGCGACCACGGACTCGACGACAACGACGCTGATTCGGATTAA
- the LOC117898022 gene encoding importin-4-like — MCFGRLYHLLLAKLGIAKRNDNPGRRSLVYGVLSECIQPLGIRVITYFDALCPVFLDGTNDSKPEARLCCFFGLGELVYNAEDKSFGSFSVILQALSNAIASEKDASLLDNICGALARLIITNFNLVPLANVLPVFISVLPIRTDLVENAMVLKAFRVLYVNARPSVVDFICQMVSITLHVLFNGQFDDCESHVSAITFMLEIQSEYPNHFNNVVNSCTSANFLEFVQSVFS; from the exons ATGTGCTTTGGCCGACTGTACCATTTATTATTGGCCAAACTG GGAATCGCTAAGCGAAATGATAATCCAGGTCGTCGTTCCCTTGTCTACGGCGTCTTGTCCGAATGCATTCAACCATTGGGAATCCGTGTCATCACTTATTTCGATGCCCTCTGTCCCGTGTTCCTTGATGGCACCAACGACAGCAAACCAGAGGCGCGCCTGTGTTGCTTCTTCGGTCTGGGCGAACTGGTATATAATGCTGAAGACAAGTCCTTTGGCTCGTTTTCTGTGATTCTGCAGGCCCTCTCCAATGCGATCGCCAGCGAGAAGGATGCCTCATTACTGGACAATATCTGTGGTGCCCTGGCGCGCCTGATTATAACCAATTTTAATCTGGTGCCTCTGGCTAATGTACTGCCTGTGTTCATCTCCGTTCTGCCCATTCGCACTGACTTGGTGGAGAATGCTATGGTGCTCAAGGCCTTCCGTGTGCTCTACGTGAATGCGCGTCCCAGTGTTGTCGatttcatttgccaaatgGTTTCCATCACTCTACATGTGCTGTTCAATGGGCAGTTTGACGATTGCGAGTCCCATGTCAGTGCCATCACCTTCATGTTAGAAATTCAAAGTGAATATCCCAACCATTTCAACAATGTGGTCAACTCGTGTACGAGCGCGAATTTCTTGGAATTCGTTCAGAGTGTCTTCAGCTAA